One window of the Runella slithyformis DSM 19594 genome contains the following:
- a CDS encoding carbonic anhydrase: MDTFQRIFANNEQWVAEKLRQDPEYFEKLVQGQHPDFLYIGCSDSRVTAEDLMGVQPGEVFIHRNIANMVVSIDLNVMSVINYAVRHLKVKHIIVCGHYSCGGIKAAMQHADLGILNPWLRNIRDVYRTHKEELNAIEDEPARYNRLVELNVQEQCINVIKLAAVQEAYRERGITVQGWVFDIHTGKLIDLKIDFPKILKDIMEIYRLD; the protein is encoded by the coding sequence ATGGACACATTTCAACGCATTTTTGCAAACAATGAGCAATGGGTTGCCGAAAAGCTCAGGCAGGACCCGGAGTATTTTGAGAAATTGGTGCAAGGCCAACATCCTGATTTTCTGTACATAGGATGTTCGGACAGCCGTGTAACCGCCGAAGATCTTATGGGGGTACAGCCGGGGGAGGTTTTTATCCATCGCAATATTGCCAACATGGTGGTCAGCATTGACCTGAACGTGATGAGTGTCATCAACTATGCCGTGCGTCACCTCAAAGTCAAACATATCATCGTATGCGGGCATTATTCGTGCGGCGGCATCAAAGCTGCCATGCAACATGCCGATTTGGGTATCCTGAATCCGTGGTTAAGAAATATCCGGGATGTGTATCGTACGCACAAAGAAGAGCTGAATGCGATCGAAGATGAGCCGGCACGCTACAACCGATTGGTAGAATTGAATGTACAGGAACAATGCATCAATGTCATCAAATTAGCTGCCGTACAGGAAGCCTACCGTGAGCGGGGCATTACGGTTCAGGGGTGGGTCTTTGATATTCATACGGGTAAACTAATTGACCTGAAAATAGATTTCCCCAAAATATTGAAGGACATTATGGAAATTTACCGCTTAGATTAA
- a CDS encoding ribonuclease D: MIQTQEEFEKVVKHLSGLEAFAIDTEFDHNHYAYGFTLCLIQIAAPDTCYLIDPFSIPDLTSLWRVLEDERSEKVFHDCGEDLRLLHLHGCSPRNIFDTSVAAKMLSFEKIGLSSVLNELLGVESSKKKQQSNWLKRPLLPLQLEYAATDVIHLLALRKVFAERLQAQNRWEWFEQMMRVVERKDYSPKPKETFLSPKEQRDLAPFQQYILNELYRFRDEQAKYINKPHYQVFPEQLVYQVMQTPVVLKDWMNLKGIHYRIQNEAVAEQFRMVLEQAEITAKERSLSTQKQSPTSQEVAEWQRKATRYNRLREHVFLPIKRWIEEKYGAHFAPYILSNETISSLIAGDIKLSEVAPTFQQNIIREAAQALNIDISAFE, encoded by the coding sequence ATGATTCAGACCCAAGAGGAGTTTGAAAAAGTGGTTAAGCATCTAAGCGGTTTGGAGGCGTTTGCTATTGATACCGAATTTGATCACAACCATTATGCCTACGGCTTTACGCTTTGTCTTATTCAAATCGCTGCTCCCGATACCTGCTATTTGATCGACCCTTTTTCCATTCCGGACCTGACGTCTCTTTGGCGTGTGTTGGAGGACGAGCGGTCCGAAAAAGTCTTTCATGATTGTGGCGAAGACCTGCGTTTGCTGCATTTGCACGGCTGTTCACCCCGCAATATCTTCGATACGAGTGTGGCGGCCAAAATGCTGAGCTTTGAGAAAATAGGTCTCAGCAGTGTTCTAAATGAGTTGCTCGGGGTGGAATCAAGCAAGAAAAAACAGCAAAGCAACTGGCTCAAGCGTCCGCTTTTGCCCCTTCAGCTGGAGTATGCCGCCACCGATGTGATCCATTTATTGGCGTTGCGAAAAGTGTTTGCCGAGCGCCTGCAGGCGCAGAATCGGTGGGAATGGTTTGAACAGATGATGCGGGTGGTGGAACGCAAAGACTATTCCCCCAAGCCGAAAGAAACGTTTTTGAGTCCCAAAGAACAACGTGACCTCGCGCCTTTTCAACAATACATTCTGAACGAACTGTATCGGTTTCGGGATGAGCAGGCAAAGTACATCAACAAGCCGCATTATCAGGTCTTTCCGGAGCAATTGGTGTATCAGGTGATGCAAACGCCCGTGGTCTTGAAGGATTGGATGAACTTGAAAGGAATTCATTATCGGATTCAGAATGAAGCGGTGGCCGAGCAGTTCAGGATGGTGTTGGAACAGGCTGAAATAACGGCAAAAGAACGGTCGCTGTCGACTCAAAAACAAAGCCCGACGAGTCAGGAAGTGGCAGAATGGCAACGCAAAGCCACCCGCTACAATCGGCTGCGCGAACACGTTTTTTTGCCCATCAAACGATGGATAGAGGAAAAGTACGGAGCGCATTTTGCGCCTTATATATTGAGTAATGAAACCATCAGCAGCCTGATTGCAGGAGATATAAAACTATCGGAAGTAGCTCCCACGTTTCAGCAAAACATTATCAGAGAGGCTGCACAAGCGTTAAATATTGACATCTCGGCATTTGAATAA
- the clpB gene encoding ATP-dependent chaperone ClpB, producing the protein MNFNQYTIKAQEVIQRAVQIAQSNQQQAVETGHVLQAILEDDPNTSQFLMKKLNVQPQVLQTRIQATVNAYPKVAGTAATEYISNDLNSAFQKAQTYLKEFQDEFVSVEMLFLGLATGKDATARLMQEAGFKEKELLAAIKELRGKNNPVKDQNAEAKYRSLERYSKNLNEMARAGKIDPVIGRDDEIRRVLQILARRTKNNPMLLGEPGVGKTAIVEGLAQRIVQGDVPEQLKTKEIVSLDMGLLIAGAKYKGEFEERLKAVIKEVTDSDGQVILFIDEIHTLIGAGAGGEGAMDAANLLKPALARGELHTIGATTTKEYQKYIEKDKALERRFQVVTVDEPNELDAISILRGIKDKYELHHGVRIQDDAVIAAVELSSRYISDRFLPDKAIDLMDEAAAKLRLEMDSVPEELDDLNRRIMQLEIEREAIRRENDKDKETRLNKEIADLSEDRNALKAQWELEKGKISEVRTLKEQLDQLRLEAEQAERAGDYGKVAELRYGKIPEIEQKLAGDIGENQSNQLLNEEVTPEHIAEVVAKWTGIPVSKMLQSERDKLLNLETELQKRVAGQEEAIEAVADAVRRSRAGLQDPKRPIGSFLFLGPTGVGKTELAKTLANYLFNDENAMVRIDMSEYQERHSVSRLVGAPPGYVGYDEGGQLTEAVRRKPYSVILLDEIEKAHPDVWNIMLQVLDDGRLTDNKGRMANFKNTIIIMTSNIGSDIIMEKFKEAGNKTDKGWKLYFKEEAKNDVLGLLKQTVRPEFLNRIDEIVLFDPLSHDNLKQIVRIQFNHIKGLLAEQGVTLDATDEALLKLSEEGYEPAFGARPLKRVLQRRILNELSKQILSGKITKDSIIMMELGENGEVVFENISEAKLEL; encoded by the coding sequence ATGAATTTCAACCAATATACCATCAAAGCGCAGGAGGTCATCCAGCGTGCGGTGCAGATCGCTCAGAGCAACCAACAACAAGCGGTAGAAACGGGACACGTTTTGCAGGCCATTTTGGAAGATGACCCCAACACTTCGCAGTTTTTGATGAAAAAACTGAATGTGCAGCCTCAAGTACTGCAAACCAGGATACAGGCCACCGTCAATGCCTATCCAAAAGTAGCAGGTACGGCCGCCACCGAATACATAAGTAATGATTTAAACAGTGCTTTTCAAAAAGCCCAAACGTACCTGAAGGAATTTCAGGATGAATTTGTCAGCGTCGAAATGCTGTTTCTTGGCTTGGCCACGGGCAAAGATGCCACCGCCCGACTCATGCAGGAAGCAGGTTTTAAAGAAAAAGAATTACTGGCCGCCATTAAAGAATTAAGAGGAAAAAATAACCCCGTGAAAGATCAAAATGCCGAAGCAAAGTACCGTTCACTCGAACGCTACAGCAAAAATTTGAATGAAATGGCCCGGGCGGGAAAAATTGACCCCGTCATCGGTCGCGACGACGAAATTCGCCGGGTATTGCAGATCTTGGCCCGCCGTACCAAAAACAACCCCATGCTGCTCGGTGAGCCGGGGGTGGGAAAAACAGCCATTGTGGAAGGCCTTGCCCAACGTATCGTGCAAGGCGACGTACCCGAACAACTGAAAACTAAAGAGATCGTATCGCTCGACATGGGCCTGCTCATTGCCGGGGCCAAGTACAAGGGGGAATTTGAAGAACGTCTGAAGGCAGTAATCAAAGAGGTCACCGATTCTGACGGACAGGTCATTTTGTTCATTGATGAAATCCATACGCTCATCGGGGCGGGGGCCGGTGGTGAGGGCGCCATGGATGCTGCCAACTTGCTCAAACCGGCCCTCGCGCGGGGCGAACTCCACACCATTGGGGCCACCACCACCAAGGAGTACCAAAAATACATTGAGAAAGACAAAGCGCTTGAACGCCGCTTTCAGGTCGTCACCGTCGATGAGCCCAACGAACTGGATGCCATCAGCATCCTGCGCGGTATCAAAGATAAGTACGAACTTCACCACGGAGTGCGCATTCAGGATGATGCCGTCATTGCGGCCGTAGAGTTATCAAGCCGGTATATTTCCGACCGTTTTTTGCCCGATAAGGCCATTGACCTGATGGACGAAGCCGCTGCCAAACTGCGTTTGGAGATGGATTCGGTACCCGAAGAACTCGACGACCTCAACCGCCGCATCATGCAGTTGGAAATCGAACGGGAAGCCATTCGTCGCGAAAACGATAAAGACAAAGAAACGCGCCTGAACAAAGAAATTGCCGACCTGAGCGAAGACCGAAACGCCCTCAAAGCGCAGTGGGAACTGGAAAAAGGCAAAATCAGCGAAGTGCGTACGCTCAAAGAGCAGTTGGACCAGCTGCGACTGGAAGCCGAGCAGGCCGAGCGCGCCGGCGATTACGGAAAGGTAGCGGAACTTCGTTACGGTAAGATTCCTGAAATTGAGCAAAAATTGGCCGGTGATATCGGTGAAAATCAATCCAACCAATTGCTCAATGAAGAAGTAACGCCCGAACACATCGCGGAAGTAGTGGCCAAATGGACGGGGATTCCGGTCAGTAAGATGCTGCAAAGCGAGCGCGACAAATTACTGAATCTGGAAACGGAACTTCAAAAACGCGTGGCCGGACAGGAAGAAGCCATCGAAGCCGTAGCCGATGCCGTTCGCCGCTCACGGGCGGGGCTGCAAGACCCCAAACGCCCCATCGGGAGCTTTTTGTTCCTCGGGCCAACGGGCGTAGGAAAAACCGAACTGGCCAAAACCCTCGCCAATTACCTGTTCAACGATGAAAACGCCATGGTGCGCATCGACATGAGCGAGTACCAGGAACGCCACTCGGTCAGCCGTTTGGTGGGAGCGCCTCCCGGCTACGTGGGCTACGACGAAGGCGGTCAGCTGACCGAGGCCGTCAGACGCAAGCCGTACAGCGTGATCTTGCTGGATGAGATCGAAAAGGCTCACCCGGATGTATGGAACATCATGTTGCAGGTATTGGACGACGGCCGCCTGACCGATAACAAAGGACGGATGGCCAACTTCAAGAATACCATCATCATCATGACCTCCAACATCGGCAGCGATATCATCATGGAGAAGTTCAAAGAAGCGGGCAACAAAACCGACAAAGGTTGGAAGCTGTACTTCAAAGAAGAAGCCAAAAACGATGTATTGGGCCTGTTGAAACAAACCGTTCGACCTGAGTTCCTAAACCGTATTGACGAGATCGTGCTCTTTGACCCACTGAGCCACGACAACCTCAAACAAATTGTCCGGATTCAGTTCAACCACATCAAGGGCCTGCTCGCCGAGCAGGGCGTTACGCTGGATGCTACCGACGAGGCATTGCTCAAGCTTTCGGAAGAGGGCTACGAACCCGCCTTTGGTGCCCGACCGCTGAAACGTGTCCTTCAGCGCCGCATTCTGAACGAGTTGTCAAAACAGATCCTGAGCGGCAAGATCACCAAAGACTCCATTATCATGATGGAACTCGGCGAAAACGGCGAAGTCGTTTTTGAGAATATATCGGAAGCGAAACTGGAATTGTAA